Part of the Bombina bombina isolate aBomBom1 chromosome 8, aBomBom1.pri, whole genome shotgun sequence genome is shown below.
ggcTGTTTCTtttcttgctaaacgcacaaccataccaattgaggacagttgtgcttttaaagaccctatggagggtttacttaagaaaatttttgttcaactaggttttcttctccaacctattgcgtgcattgttcctgtaactactgcagctgctttctggttcgaggcgctggaagatgcgctccagacggagacctcatatgaggacattatggatagaattaaggctcttaagctggctaattcttttatcacagatgccgctttccaactagctaagttagcggcaaagaattcaggtttcgacattttggcgcgcagggtgctatgggtaaagtcctggtcggccgatgtgtcgtcaaaatccaaactattgaacatcccattcaaaggaaagaccctcttcgggcctgaattgaaagagattatctcagaaatcactggggaaaaggccatgctctccctcaggacaagtcctttaagacaaagaacaaagaaaataattttcgttcctttcggaatttcaggagcggtctcgcttcatcctcccctgctgcaaagcaagatggtaacacttcacaacccagggcagcctggaaaccttaccagggctggaacaagggtaaacaggccaagaagcctgcagctgcctccaagacagcatgaaggggtagcccccgatccgggaccggatctagtaggggcagactctctcttcgctcaggcttgggcaagagacatacacgatccttgggccttagagattgtatcccagggatatcttctagaattcaaggactcccctccaaggggaaggttccacatttctcgtctgtcttcagaccagacaaagagaggcattcttacgctgtgtagaagacctagatacaatgggagtgatccacccagttccaattgtggaacaagggctgggtttttactcaaacctctttgtggttcccaaaaaagaaggaacttttagaccaatcctggatctcaaaattctaaaattcctcagagtcccatcattcaagatggagaccattcggacaatcttgccgatgatccaggagggtcaatatatgactaccgtggatctaaaggatgcgtatctgcacattcctatccacaaagatcatcaccagtttctcaggttcgcctttctggacaagcattatcggtttatggctcttcctttcgtgttggccactgctcccagaattttcacaaaggtgctaaggtccctcctggcggttctaagaccgcggggcatagcagtggcgccttatctagacgatatcttaattcaggcgtcgactttcaaagagccaagtctcacacggaaattgtattggcctttcggaggtctcacgggtggaaggtgatcatcaaaaagagttctccccccccccccccatcacaagagtttctttcctaggaactctattagattcggtagaaatgaaaatatttctgacggaggtcagaaagttaactcttaaccacttgccgagctcttcattccattcctcggactaatggtagcggcaatggacatagtcccctttgctcggatacacctcagaccactgcaactatgcatgctcaaacagtggaattgggattatgcagatttgtctcctcaaatacagttggaccaagggaccagagattctcttctctggtggttgtgtcaggatcacctgtcgcagggaatgtgtttccgcagaccagagtggatcattgtaacgaccgactccagtctgttgggctggggtgcagtctgggactccctgaaagctcagggattatggtcttgggaagaagctcttcttccgataaacatgtcatccgtcccaccatggactctgccaatgaggcaggaccttctactacaaggtcctttcaaacatccaaatctaatttctctgcgtctgactgcttggagattgaacgcctaattctatcaaagcgtggtttctctgagtcggttatcgataccctgattcaggctagaaagcctgtcaccaggaaaatctaccataagatttggcgaaaatatctttgttggtgcgaatccaagggttactcatggagtaagattaggattcccaggatattgtcttttctccaagatggattggagaaaggtttgtcagctagttccttaaaaggacagatatctgctttgtctattcttttacacaaacgtctggtggaggtaccagacgttcaagcgtttagtcaggctttagtcagaatcaagcctgtttatagacctgtggctccgccatggagtctgaatttagttctttcagttctgcaaggggttccgtttgaacctttacattccatagatattaagcttttatcttggaaagttttgtttttggtagctatctcttctgctcgaagagtttcagagttatctgctttacagtgtctCACCTTACttggttttccatacagataaggtagttttgcgtaccaaacccggttttcttcctaaggttgtgtctaataagaatattaaccaggaaattgttgttccttctctgtgtcctaatccttcgaagaaggaatgtctgttacacaatcttgatgtggttcgtgctttaaagttctatttacaagcaactaaggatttcagacaaacaacttcattgtttgttatctattctggtaagaggagaggtcagaaggcgaccgctacctctctttccttttggctgaaaagcatcatccgtttggcctatgagactgctggccagcagcctcctgaaacaattagtgctcattctaccagagcagtggcttccacatgggcttttaaaaatgaggcttctgttgaacagatttgtaaggcagcgacttggtcttcgctgtatACTttatccaaattttccaaattcgatacttttgcttcttcggaggctatttttgggggagaggttttacaagcagtggtaccttccgttttaggtacctgtcttgttccctcccttcatccgtgtcctaaagctttggtattggtatcccacaagtaaaggatgaatccgtggactggatacaccttacaagagaaaacagaatttatgcttacctgataaattactttctcttgtggtgtatccagtccacggcccgccctggctattagtcaggtagatttttggtttaaactagtcaccactgcaccctatggtttctcctttttcttcctaaccttcggtcgaatgactggggggtggagctagagggggaactatatggacagctctgctgtgtgctctctttgccacttcctgttaggaaggagaatatcccacaagtaaaggatgaatccgtggactggatacaccacaagagaaagtaatttatcaggtaagcataaattctgttttttttttttttaatagtatcatttttaaaaatacatgtacaaattattctccgGCTAATCTCTCCCAAATAcaccattcaagcaatgatttatttagtgtttcatgtcccttttaacagtAAAAACAGTAAAGAACAGTAAAAAAATACATGTTGTAATTctttagagcatgcatttttaaaaggATATAGTGTactgtaaactctcccctttaaagggacactaaagtcaaaattaatcttttattcaggtagagcagcaattttaaacaactttccaatttactgccattaacaatgtgcacagtctctctttatatttacactttttgagtcaccatctcctactgagcatattagagaattcacagaatatagctATGTTCATTTGTAATTGGctaatggctttcacatgatacagggggagtggaaatagacatatcttTAAAATCTGTCAGCCTaaccttcaaatgagtagatttttttcctaagtgctattgtattaggcatttgtttaaagggacactcaggtcaaattcaatttgcatgattcagatacagcatgtaattttaaacaactttccaatttacttccattaaaaaatgtgcagtcttttatatttacactttgagtcaccatgtgcaagaattcagactacgtatatgcatttatgattggctgattgctatcacatggtacagggggagtggaaatatacataactttgaatttTGTTAGaaaatttaaaattcagagtaaatgctattgtattgtcttgttatcttgcatttgttgattatgcatatctactgtgtttactggtcctttaagtgttttaaaatgacatgctatatctgaatcatgctagtttaattttgacttttctatccctttaatgggattctaaacccaattttttttcctttcatgattcagatagagcatgcaattttaagcaactttctaattcactcctatttttttcttcgttctcttgctttctttatttaaaaagcaagaatgtaacgcttaggagccAACTTATTTTTGGTTCATTATATGCGGCACAGattgtgagtttagcacccttttttaataagtgataacaaactacagtttatttatagtgatggtaaatcctagtgttttttttaaacactctgatttaccatcactttaagtcttgTTTAAACTTCCATATATTGCTTCCGAAATGCACACTCCTGAAAGttaatttgaacttttttttttctttctctttaatcTGTGTaagaagaaacattttggggttcatgACTTTTTCAGACCTATCATTTTAAGACCCTTACCTTTCCTCTTGTTTTAAAACACATTGACAGAGGGCACCCCGTATGCTGGAGGGATTTTCAGAATGAAGTTAATCTTAGGAAAAGATTTTCCTGCCGCACCACCTAAAGGATATTTCCTCACCAAGATATTTCACCCGAATGTTAGCAACAATGGAGAAATCTGTGTCAACGTATTGAAGAAAGATTGGAAAGCTGAGCTAGGAATTAGACATGTTTTATTGGTAAGACATTCATTTAATtatactttttcattttttcaaatattttgttcCTGGATCAATAttgagactcccccccccccccccccccccccaacatgacAAGTGATTTTCTTAAATGCTCTCTATATAAAAACAGGTCTTTTTAAAAtgcttttcttttgttttgttaggCTTAAGTCTGTTTTCTGGAACTTGAAATGCGGTATGAagcaatgcattaaagggatataagcCAAAAACAAAAATCATTCATGTGAAAATGGTGATTAAGCATATTTTTGTCATAGGGTTAAATCTATTTACATTGGAACTAGCAGAACTTGTATCTTGCATACTTAATATTCTAACTGGCTAGTATACCTTTGGGTCACAAAGAAGCAATATTGCTGTAATGTGCTAGAACATATAACTATTGTTGGAGCAAAGCTATATATTCCTCAAGCAAATGCACTACTGGCCCAGAGCTTAGCTAATAAAAGACAGTATATGTGCATAGTTGGTACTCGTTGGCTACTATTAGTTCAGGGTCTGTAGTGCATTGCTTATTTGTTGCTAGTTTTAATTGTAATAGCTTTTGTGGGGTTCTGTTTGTTATAGtgtaataagaaaatgctctagcaCATTAGAGCACTATTGCTCTTATGTATAATTACCATTTTATTATTCCTTcgggtccctttaaatatggctGAGTGCAGTGTCTGTTCAATTAATATTATACTGCCAGATAGGGCAGTAATTTGGTGTAGCAGTCCGTTTCTAGCCCTGTTCTCCTTGGGAAAGCTTGCAGATGTAGTTGCCTTTTGTGCTTTGGGGCTTGTGACACTAAACCTGGGGGTTGTCATATATAAAAGAAACTTATCACTAACATAactattgttttttctcttaagaCAATAAAGTGTTTGTTGATTCACCCGAACCCAGAGTCAGCACTGAATGAAGAGGCTGGGCGCCTCTTGTTGGAGAACTATGAAGAGTATGCTTCCCGTGCAAGACTCATGACTGAAATCCATGCCCAGGCTTCCACCTATAGGGGCAAGGATCCCACAGACCCCTGCTCCTCTGCATCTGCTGCAGTGGCCAATGGGGACGGACCAATGGCCAAGAAACATGCTGGAGATAGAGAAAAGAAGCTAGCTGCAAAAAAGAAGACAGATAAAAAGAGAGCCTTGAGGAGGCTTTAAGAAAGACATCAGAGGGTCCAGGAATGCTTTTTAACCCCCTGGCTGCCGGAGAGACCCATGACACATCAGGTAGCAGTCCTGTcttgcagccaaggggttaaattcaGATCATGAATGGAATTTTTGTGAACTTTTAGACTGGGTGGGAGTCATTGAAGAGGAATTTTGGGGAAGTCAATAAAATCCATGtccttttccccacttttttttaagGCCAgcttttgttagtttttttccaatctaagttatttaaattataaatctattaaaatactttttcgtaacatttctttgtgtttttgtttAGTTTGCGTGTATCACAAAACCATGACTGACTGAAACAGTTTGTGTCCATAATAAAAAAGTACTCTACACTTCAGTAAGTGGCAGCATAGAACGACCTCTGCAAATTGTTTAAGCTGCAATTATTTGTTGCAGGCAGTGATTTCACCTAATCTAAAATGAACAAATGCTGGATGTGCCTTTTAGTTTAAAAATGGTTTAATGACTGACATAAACCTGGATGGTTGTGAGTTTAAAGTCTGGCCTTTAGGGTACAGTTACTACAGGCTTATTCTATAATTGTGTGAAAATGATTGGTGCCTGAGTTTCTTTTAAATGCATATCTTGAAATTCTGTTCAATTTGGTTAAGTGACAAATCCTTAGTATTAAATGAATACAGGTGCTAAATGCTGGTACCCATTCCTCATATTTTACTACTTTGTGTTATGTAGAAAGTGTGTAAGGCTCTAGTTTTCTAGTTAGTGGAAATATATACACCCATATTAGCTTGTAGGGCATATATAATGTAATCTTAAATACCATTTTAGAGGAGCTTATTAAAATTTTATGCTGGGTCTATAAATCCCTGCATGTGTCTTCACTTTCTGTTTGTAGTTCAAGTTAATTTCAAAATTCTTGGTATTAGTGCTGATGAAAGCTCTTGCTATAATAACACATTTAGTGATTGAAGTATTGGGTTGAGGAATGCAAACACTGCTTTTTGTTCTGTTACTAAACTTCATCAAATGTTACTAGCAAAGATGAATTTTGGAATCCCTTATTTGCTAACTTTGCCTATAGATCGTTGCCCCTCTGAAAGGGAAATAAACCACCTTGGTTTTTTTTGTAAAGTATGTGCTTGCTCTGCTTTCTAAAAAGCAAATTTTGTAGCTTTTTCTACtttatacatttctcttgttaagtgtatccagtccacggatcatccattacttatggaatatattctccttcccaacaggaagctgcaagagtccacccacagcaaagctgctatatagctcctcccctaactgccatattcagtcattctcttgcaagcctcaacatagataggaggttgtgagagtctgtggtgctttctacttagtttattcttcaatcaaaagtttgttatttttaaatggcaccggagtgtgctgtttatctcaggcagtatttagaagaatctgcctgcgtttttctatgatcttagcagacgtaactaagatccatttgctgttctcacacattctgaggagtgaggtacttcagagggggaatggcgtgcaggttttcctgcagataaggtatgtgcagtaaaatatttttctaggaatggaattgactaagaaaatactgttgatgccgaagtaatgtaagtaaagacttaaatgcagcgatagcgactggtatcaggcttattaatagagatacatactcttgtaaaaatgtgttttaaaacgtttgctggcatgtttaatcgttttttaacatatgtttggtgataaaatcttattggggcctaagttttttttccacatggctggcttaaattttgcatagaaacagtttcctgaggctttccactgttatagtataaaagttacagttggtgcagttaaaattacaaacagtgacattcagcttccctcagcagtcccctgcatgctataggacatctctgaagggctcaaaagggcttcaaaagtaggagctgttatgactgtttaaaacatatttttcgttttgttaatctgttttttgtattaaggggttaatcatccatttgcaagtgggtgcaatgctctgctaacttgttacatacactgtaaatattttgttagtttaactgcctttt
Proteins encoded:
- the UBE2S gene encoding ubiquitin-conjugating enzyme E2 S; translation: MYKGMNSNVENLPPHIIRQVYKEVSTLTSDPPEGIKIIPNEEDITDVQVSIEGPEGTPYAGGIFRMKLILGKDFPAAPPKGYFLTKIFHPNVSNNGEICVNVLKKDWKAELGIRHVLLTIKCLLIHPNPESALNEEAGRLLLENYEEYASRARLMTEIHAQASTYRGKDPTDPCSSASAAVANGDGPMAKKHAGDREKKLAAKKKTDKKRALRRL